AGCATTAGAAGGTTTTGTTCCCACAAGACTCAAAGCCAGTAAAATGTCTGATGAAGATCTTATCAAACAACTAAGTGAAATTCGCGGCATTGGCCCCTGGACAGTAGAAATGCTTTTAATATTTTATCTCGGTCGCCTTGATGTATTGCCAATCACTGATTATGGCGTAAGACATGGATTCTCAATTCTTTATAAGAAAAAAGACTTACCTAAACCTCAAGAACTCCTTGCTTATGGTGAACGCTGGAGACCCTACCGTTCAATTGCAGCTTGGTATATGTGGCGTTCTACGGATATGAGTAAGAAACCAAAAGCTAAAGTAAAACTAAAATAATTTAATGACAGCGCGTGATTCTAGGCGCGTTGCCATAAACTAAACTCTGGGATAATTTTACGCCAGGTGTGTGCGAAATATTTAAAGTCATCGCATTACCAATAATCACGCCTTCATAATTTGCCAAGCGGCGATCTTCAACTTCTGATTCAGATTCATTACCATGCTCTAGCACAATCGTACCCGTACTGGTGAAACGCCCATGACTATCGTATACAAGCGGATGATCCATCACTCCATGAGCACAATCTAGTTGGTATGTAGCTCCTAGAGCATTCACTTCTAAATTTATTCCGCGGCCTCCCCATTGACCTTCATGCACTGGCCCTGGTGAAGAAATAGGTTGAGGAGACGGTGTTGGCGTTGGAGAGATTACAGCTAGGCATCGGCTGAATTGCCCTTG
The genomic region above belongs to Oligoflexia bacterium and contains:
- a CDS encoding DNA-3-methyladenine glycosylase, which produces MSSVNYKKALLHLSKADKKLGKLIKKAGPCDLEIETKVNPYGALMRSIVYQQLHGAAASTIFGRVKALYGSQKLPTPQQILATPDEKLRGAGLSRSKLLAIKDLSTKALEGFVPTRLKASKMSDEDLIKQLSEIRGIGPWTVEMLLIFYLGRLDVLPITDYGVRHGFSILYKKKDLPKPQELLAYGERWRPYRSIAAWYMWRSTDMSKKPKAKVKLK